A genomic region of Nitrosomonas ureae contains the following coding sequences:
- a CDS encoding glycosyltransferase codes for MNILPLHPSFLVTIIIRSMDRSTLVEALESVANQTYPDIEVIVVNAKGGSHTPLESSCGRFSLGLTNQNGAPVGRSASANAGLEAARGDILGFLDDDDLLLPDHVANLVNALCANPTAIAAYSSVQATDDSGQVLREFASSFDSTSLHLENFLPIHAVLFRRLAYDSGVRFDENFDLCEDWDFWIQVAQHGNFIFVNELTAIYRIGGSSGFAIHGDPELARAAERAVCAKWQVRMNAAIFYELVCRARTYPKLHEVQAKADYLDFQVKDLKRILIEERSMLIEERSILIKTKQMLDQEIQARMKVVEVYENSYSFRITRPLRIAGRWLRLLQRAWRGFLLLDWRLQLRVLSWILTGQMAPARRKLSLAAQASDVSKDSTLPVTAAPRMRATSIPFSPLTVQIDVVIPIYNGFDFLAPLFDSLQRATSTSFRLLVCNDASTDDRIQPWLERRLQDFPNALLLLNESNLGFVGAVNTLFMHVENDFVLLNSDVQVPPFWLERLFAPMLSDPKVASVTPFTNAGAICSFPKFFVDNTVPQGLTALEVDAVLAALEDSAPIEIPTGVGFCMAIRLEVARRIGLFDPVFGKGYREENDWCERAKELGYRHVLVPNLFVYHEHGGSFPSLERQKLADRNEAILRKRYPDLFEQYEWFIRNDPIRPMRDFLYLMVLAKQAAHPALVIIDNVIEGGAYAYSRELIGNTIAAGIPVLHLLDDFRTGELRAEWLSNYGQLTLNFSDYSDWGRVIAGIQPESVLINNLYSYRAPMSLLRWLAGRSGLKGIPVSIALHDFFMLCPSLFLINHERNFCNLPDEETCNHCFNRLHMDFPVGAESITEWRAVWAKAFAVIDHIIAFSDSTRDLFIRIYPQYASKVVVRPHSLAHFHHRQVAVDLNKPLHIGIVGSISWHKGWNIVRQLCEEIDTHHLPVRVTVIGALVPNFSAACLNQTGRYERALLAPTIEQSGANIFLFPSIWPETFSYVAHELMACGVPLCCFNFGAPADAVASYSSGLVLEQTTSAQLLSQMDHFRLRLCTQKNEACALTE; via the coding sequence ATGAACATACTGCCTTTACATCCTTCCTTTTTGGTCACTATTATTATTCGCAGTATGGACCGATCGACACTCGTCGAAGCGTTAGAGTCAGTGGCCAATCAAACCTATCCAGACATCGAAGTGATAGTGGTCAACGCCAAAGGAGGCAGTCATACTCCCCTTGAATCGAGTTGTGGTCGTTTTTCACTCGGCCTGACTAATCAGAATGGCGCTCCTGTCGGACGTAGTGCTTCAGCAAATGCAGGTTTGGAGGCAGCCCGAGGAGATATTCTGGGTTTTCTTGATGATGATGATTTGTTGCTTCCGGATCATGTGGCAAACCTGGTAAATGCGTTGTGTGCCAACCCTACGGCTATTGCCGCTTACTCTAGCGTGCAGGCAACGGATGATAGCGGGCAAGTATTGCGTGAATTTGCCAGTTCATTTGATTCAACTTCGCTGCATCTGGAAAATTTTTTGCCCATTCATGCGGTTCTGTTTCGTCGCCTGGCTTACGACTCCGGGGTGCGTTTTGATGAGAATTTTGATCTTTGTGAGGATTGGGATTTCTGGATTCAAGTGGCTCAACATGGAAATTTTATTTTTGTGAATGAGTTGACAGCAATTTATCGTATTGGCGGAAGTAGCGGTTTCGCTATTCACGGCGACCCCGAGCTTGCGAGGGCGGCTGAGCGCGCAGTGTGCGCCAAATGGCAAGTTCGCATGAATGCAGCTATTTTTTATGAATTGGTTTGTCGTGCTCGTACCTATCCGAAGCTCCATGAAGTGCAAGCGAAAGCTGATTATCTTGATTTTCAAGTTAAGGATTTGAAGCGCATATTGATCGAAGAGAGAAGTATGCTGATTGAAGAAAGAAGCATACTGATAAAAACGAAGCAGATGTTGGATCAGGAGATCCAGGCGCGTATGAAGGTTGTTGAAGTTTACGAAAATTCATATTCCTTTCGTATCACGCGCCCGTTACGTATTGCAGGACGATGGCTTAGGCTGCTTCAGCGCGCATGGCGGGGGTTTCTGCTGCTGGATTGGCGCTTACAACTGCGTGTTCTGAGCTGGATTTTGACGGGTCAGATGGCGCCAGCACGACGGAAGCTGTCCTTGGCTGCACAAGCCTCTGATGTATCGAAAGATTCAACATTGCCAGTTACAGCTGCGCCACGTATGCGTGCCACTTCTATTCCATTCTCACCTCTGACAGTACAAATCGATGTGGTGATTCCAATTTATAATGGTTTTGATTTTTTAGCGCCGCTATTTGATAGTCTTCAGCGCGCAACGAGCACTTCATTTCGTTTGCTGGTCTGTAACGATGCCAGTACCGATGACCGCATCCAACCATGGTTGGAGCGCCGTTTGCAGGATTTTCCAAATGCCTTGTTGCTATTAAATGAAAGTAATTTGGGTTTTGTGGGCGCAGTTAATACGCTCTTTATGCATGTTGAGAATGATTTTGTACTGCTTAATTCGGATGTTCAGGTACCTCCGTTTTGGTTGGAGCGATTGTTTGCGCCGATGCTTTCGGACCCAAAAGTTGCCAGTGTCACTCCATTCACGAATGCAGGGGCAATTTGCAGTTTCCCGAAGTTTTTCGTTGATAATACTGTTCCGCAGGGATTGACTGCGCTGGAAGTGGATGCCGTTCTGGCAGCACTGGAAGATTCAGCGCCCATTGAAATTCCTACCGGAGTTGGTTTCTGCATGGCTATTCGTCTGGAAGTTGCAAGGCGGATTGGCTTATTTGATCCTGTATTCGGGAAGGGTTATCGCGAAGAAAATGATTGGTGTGAAAGAGCTAAAGAATTGGGTTATCGGCATGTGCTGGTGCCTAATTTGTTTGTATATCATGAGCATGGCGGTTCTTTCCCATCATTGGAACGTCAGAAACTGGCAGACAGGAACGAAGCGATATTGCGTAAACGCTATCCGGATTTGTTTGAGCAGTATGAGTGGTTTATTCGGAATGATCCGATACGTCCAATGCGTGATTTTCTGTATCTCATGGTGTTGGCTAAACAGGCCGCTCACCCGGCCTTGGTTATTATTGATAATGTGATCGAGGGTGGAGCTTATGCTTATAGTCGTGAGTTGATCGGCAATACCATTGCTGCCGGTATTCCGGTACTGCACTTGCTCGATGATTTCCGTACCGGGGAATTGCGTGCCGAATGGCTTTCTAACTATGGTCAGCTTACTTTGAATTTCAGCGATTACTCCGATTGGGGTCGAGTGATTGCGGGGATTCAGCCGGAAAGTGTGTTGATCAACAATCTTTACTCGTATCGCGCACCTATGAGCCTTCTTCGCTGGCTGGCCGGCAGATCCGGCTTGAAGGGGATTCCTGTAAGTATTGCTTTGCATGATTTCTTCATGCTGTGCCCAAGTTTGTTTCTTATCAATCATGAAAGGAATTTCTGTAATTTACCCGATGAAGAAACCTGTAATCATTGTTTTAACCGTTTGCATATGGATTTTCCGGTTGGCGCGGAATCCATTACGGAATGGCGGGCGGTTTGGGCAAAAGCATTTGCCGTGATTGATCACATCATTGCTTTTTCTGATAGTACGCGAGATTTATTTATCCGCATTTATCCGCAATATGCGAGCAAAGTTGTGGTGCGTCCGCATTCTCTAGCACACTTTCACCATCGTCAGGTTGCGGTTGATTTAAATAAACCACTGCATATCGGAATTGTCGGATCGATTTCATGGCATAAAGGATGGAATATTGTGAGGCAGCTGTGCGAGGAGATTGATACTCATCATTTACCGGTCCGTGTTACCGTGATTGGCGCCTTAGTGCCCAATTTTTCTGCAGCCTGTCTGAATCAAACCGGCCGTTATGAGCGTGCTTTACTGGCACCGACAATTGAACAATCCGGTGCAAATATTTTTTTGTTTCCATCAATCTGGCCGGAAACATTTTCTTATGTGGCACATGAATTAATGGCCTGTGGTGTCCCACTTTGCTGCTTTAATTTCGGTGCTCCTGCAGATGCCGTTGCGAGTTATTCTTCAGGTTTGGTGCTTGAGCAAACTACCTCTGCACAATTACTTTCGCAAATGGATCATTTTCGCTTACGGCTTTGTACGCAAAAAAACGAGGCGTGTGCACTCACTGAATGA
- the orn gene encoding oligoribonuclease, with product MAQDNNNLIWVDMEMTGLNPDNDRIIEVALVITDSQLNTVAEGPVLVVHQPDEILDGMDKWNQSTHAKSGLIDKVKASTLKEAEVEAQMVEFLKLHVPSGISPMCGNSICQDRRFMVRSMPQLEAYFHYRNLDVSTLKELAKRWKPEIVANFSKNSKHEALADIYDSINELKHYRQHFIVT from the coding sequence ATGGCACAAGATAATAATAACCTCATCTGGGTCGACATGGAAATGACCGGACTCAATCCAGATAACGATCGCATCATTGAAGTCGCTCTAGTTATAACCGATTCACAACTGAATACAGTTGCCGAAGGACCGGTTCTGGTCGTGCATCAACCCGATGAAATACTTGATGGCATGGATAAATGGAATCAATCGACCCATGCCAAGTCGGGCCTGATCGATAAAGTTAAAGCATCCACACTGAAGGAAGCCGAAGTAGAAGCACAGATGGTCGAGTTTCTAAAATTGCACGTACCCTCGGGAATCTCTCCGATGTGCGGTAATTCCATCTGTCAGGATCGGCGCTTTATGGTTCGTTCGATGCCACAATTGGAAGCCTATTTTCATTACCGCAACCTGGATGTCAGTACTTTAAAAGAGTTGGCGAAACGCTGGAAGCCAGAGATTGTGGCAAATTTTTCTAAAAACAGTAAGCATGAGGCTCTCGCAGACATTTATGATTCCATTAACGAACTTAAGCATTACCGGCAGCACTTCATCGTTACCTGA
- a CDS encoding EF-hand domain-containing protein: protein MHLKRNLLSIAIGTAFLVTQFVTPVIAADTTQGSNHPQQSGQHSEHSHGNTKSEGQHDHGHKCEHKMSSVDTNNDGKISKEEFMKHHEAMFDKKDTNKDGFLDETERRNMKEKMHKHMHDHGKKQQNGDHAHGDKKE from the coding sequence ATGCATCTAAAAAGAAACTTGCTTTCAATCGCTATCGGAACTGCTTTTTTAGTTACGCAATTTGTAACTCCGGTCATCGCTGCAGATACCACTCAAGGCAGCAACCATCCGCAACAAAGCGGACAACATTCAGAACATAGCCATGGCAACACAAAATCTGAAGGTCAACACGATCATGGCCACAAATGTGAGCATAAAATGTCATCAGTAGATACAAATAATGATGGCAAAATCAGCAAAGAGGAATTCATGAAGCACCATGAAGCCATGTTTGATAAGAAAGATACCAACAAAGATGGTTTTCTGGATGAAACAGAAAGGCGCAACATGAAGGAAAAAATGCATAAACACATGCACGATCATGGCAAAAAACAGCAAAACGGCGATCATGCGCACGGAGATAAAAAGGAATAA
- a CDS encoding HAD family hydrolase — MTNHQFLRKVLRYQKTYGAKATIKRSINEIFNRMRRSIGHSHPYHTLFDRDALLIRIEHPNIRLVIFDIFDTLITRPLLDPENTKHWIAKRINCDRYPEQRQAAEMSLRETGSADVSLAHICTEYVRLFGTAEGDAQQLQFIEESIELALAQPLPGMIEVLKMAQQAGKKVVLASDMFLSSDVIKKMLQKCNILEYDALYLSSEVGVRKSTGELFRHIAENEQILPEQAIMIGDHPVSDQQIPQQLGFQIAVLESPLALAAYFPRLSTWIEKVKSAGPTADELVLGNIVRTFFQVQPRQFLLDRASLTQCGRYGIGYAIVGPLLAAFSEWLIDQAHADNIDRLYFLAREGQLMKDIHEVLTSGYNIPQSNYLVLSRRAISVAMIRSHEDILAIARTDYQANSLSEFLLRRFGLTLDHTTLTALEQRGIWSRKRLVEIHAGQIDDALLAVLETLSDAIHRRAAMEREPMLSYLQQIKLTEGVAALVDVGYAGTIQGRLCDLLERKIQGYYMVTRAAAAEVRTRHGVRIAGCFGEDLATPDQSPLLRYNVPLEMFMGSDDPQISHYCYQDNHAVAGVYNPLSEAEKASIPLRSELRAGALAFARDYRSMKDSGLGKLRIDPHLAVDIFRDFWEGTSEFERAQIMSIATDDYYCGMGIVHFATFLPH; from the coding sequence ATGACTAATCATCAATTTCTCCGCAAGGTATTGAGATACCAGAAAACCTATGGAGCAAAAGCGACAATAAAACGTTCCATCAATGAAATCTTTAATCGAATGCGTCGCTCGATCGGTCACTCGCACCCTTATCACACACTATTCGATCGTGATGCGCTATTGATCCGGATAGAGCATCCGAACATCCGATTGGTAATTTTCGATATTTTTGATACGCTCATTACACGCCCGCTGCTTGATCCGGAAAATACCAAACATTGGATCGCAAAGCGCATCAATTGCGACCGTTACCCAGAACAACGACAGGCAGCTGAAATGTCATTGCGGGAAACAGGAAGCGCCGATGTCAGTTTAGCCCATATTTGCACGGAATATGTTCGTCTTTTTGGTACCGCCGAGGGCGATGCCCAGCAGTTGCAGTTCATTGAGGAATCAATAGAATTGGCCCTGGCACAACCCCTGCCGGGGATGATCGAGGTGCTGAAAATGGCACAACAGGCTGGCAAAAAAGTAGTGCTGGCCAGCGATATGTTTCTGTCATCAGATGTCATCAAAAAAATGCTGCAAAAATGCAATATCCTTGAATACGACGCCTTATACCTTTCCTCCGAAGTGGGTGTGCGCAAATCTACCGGGGAGCTTTTTCGCCACATTGCAGAAAATGAGCAAATATTGCCGGAACAGGCCATTATGATTGGCGATCACCCCGTTTCAGATCAACAGATTCCACAACAACTGGGTTTTCAGATTGCGGTTCTGGAAAGCCCGCTGGCATTAGCAGCGTATTTTCCACGCCTCAGTACCTGGATAGAAAAAGTAAAATCAGCCGGCCCGACTGCTGATGAGCTGGTGCTGGGCAATATTGTACGCACTTTCTTTCAAGTTCAACCCAGGCAATTCTTACTGGATCGCGCATCACTGACTCAATGCGGACGATACGGCATTGGCTATGCGATTGTGGGTCCGCTGTTAGCTGCCTTTAGCGAATGGTTAATTGATCAGGCCCATGCCGATAATATTGATCGTTTATATTTCCTTGCCCGCGAGGGGCAATTGATGAAGGATATCCATGAGGTATTAACCTCAGGCTACAATATCCCACAATCCAATTATTTAGTATTATCACGCCGCGCGATTTCGGTGGCAATGATCCGGTCTCATGAGGATATTCTGGCCATTGCCCGCACGGATTATCAGGCCAATTCATTGTCAGAATTCCTGCTGCGCCGTTTTGGCCTGACATTGGATCACACCACATTAACGGCTTTGGAGCAACGCGGCATTTGGTCACGCAAACGTCTGGTAGAAATTCATGCAGGTCAGATTGATGACGCTCTGCTCGCCGTGCTGGAAACCCTGTCGGATGCAATCCATCGGCGTGCGGCGATGGAGCGCGAACCCATGCTATCCTATTTACAGCAAATCAAATTAACGGAAGGAGTGGCGGCACTGGTCGATGTGGGCTATGCAGGAACTATCCAAGGTAGATTATGCGACCTGCTGGAACGAAAAATTCAGGGCTATTACATGGTAACTCGCGCAGCCGCCGCAGAAGTCCGCACACGTCACGGTGTGCGCATCGCAGGTTGCTTTGGCGAGGACTTAGCCACACCCGATCAATCGCCCTTATTACGTTATAACGTTCCTCTGGAAATGTTCATGGGATCGGATGATCCGCAAATCAGTCATTACTGCTATCAAGACAATCATGCTGTGGCCGGCGTATACAATCCATTGAGCGAAGCTGAGAAGGCTTCCATACCCTTACGTTCCGAATTGCGTGCAGGAGCGCTGGCTTTTGCCCGTGACTATCGTTCGATGAAAGATTCCGGCCTTGGTAAATTACGCATCGATCCGCATCTGGCCGTTGATATTTTTCGTGATTTCTGGGAAGGCACATCGGAATTTGAACGTGCTCAAATCATGAGCATAGCAACCGACGATTATTATTGCGGTATGGGAATCGTACATTTCGCGACATTCTTGCCGCATTAA
- the rsgA gene encoding ribosome small subunit-dependent GTPase A — MNLRPNRTKQQTQYPTGQVIAAFGRHYSIKTASGEIISCVMRGKKGGIACGDRVEYQLTAAEQGVIETVCPRTSLLYRSDAFKEKIIAANVTQAILVVAAIPSFSEELINRCLVAAESEDIEVLIVLNKADLVEPAHIAMETLSLYRDLGYRVLPLCALQDVSALRPYLSNHLSVLAGQSGMGKSTVLNALVPQARRATAEISLALDSGCHTTTHSQLYSLDDNSAIIDSPGFQEFGLDHITEESLAWGFIEFHPYLGQCKFNNCRHITEPGCAVVQAVQQKKINSRRLGFYHRLQR, encoded by the coding sequence TTGAACCTTCGTCCCAATAGAACCAAGCAGCAGACGCAGTATCCAACCGGACAGGTAATTGCCGCATTTGGCAGGCACTATTCGATCAAAACGGCGAGCGGTGAAATCATTTCCTGTGTCATGCGTGGCAAAAAAGGCGGTATTGCATGCGGTGATCGGGTTGAATATCAGCTGACCGCCGCAGAGCAAGGTGTCATCGAAACGGTTTGTCCGCGCACTTCATTACTATATCGCAGCGATGCATTCAAGGAAAAAATCATTGCCGCCAACGTGACGCAAGCCATCCTTGTCGTTGCGGCGATTCCCAGCTTTAGCGAGGAATTGATCAACCGCTGCCTGGTCGCGGCGGAAAGCGAGGATATCGAGGTATTGATTGTGCTGAATAAAGCCGATCTGGTTGAACCGGCGCACATTGCGATGGAAACGTTGTCGCTTTACCGGGATTTAGGCTATCGTGTACTGCCATTGTGCGCTCTGCAGGATGTTTCAGCGTTAAGACCCTATTTATCAAACCATCTCAGTGTGCTGGCTGGTCAATCGGGAATGGGCAAATCCACCGTGCTCAACGCACTGGTTCCGCAAGCTCGGCGCGCCACGGCAGAGATTTCATTAGCACTGGATTCCGGCTGCCACACGACCACGCATTCGCAGCTTTATTCCCTTGATGACAATAGCGCTATCATCGACTCTCCCGGATTCCAGGAATTTGGATTGGATCATATTACAGAAGAAAGCTTGGCCTGGGGGTTCATCGAATTTCACCCTTACCTCGGGCAATGCAAATTCAATAATTGCCGTCATATCACTGAGCCCGGTTGCGCGGTGGTACAAGCTGTGCAGCAAAAAAAAATTAACTCCCGGAGACTTGGCTTTTATCATCGTTTGCAGCGATAA
- a CDS encoding M16 family metallopeptidase: MISDYRITFFYFFSICGFLLVINPLTSSSAYANPYEYVLDNGLKLIVKQDHRSPVVVTQIWYKAGSIDEVNGVTGVAHVLEHMMFKGTEKVPNGEFSKKIAAAGGRENAFTSYDYTAYYQQLHKNHLPMAMELEADRMRNLILTREEFEKEIKVVMEERRLRTDDQARSLLYEKMMAVAFQSHPYKNPIIGWMNDLENMSVEDTQEWYDRWYAPNNATLVVVGDVDADEVFQLAKKYYGAIQSHSLFAIDARKPQVEPPQLGTKRITVKAPAELPYLIMGFHAPAIKNVNEDWEPYALEILEGVLDGHASARLSKSLVRESQVANSASAGYGAIARGPSIFFLSAVPGVGKTVADLEQALRSEIEKIIQEGVTEVELNRVKAQVIASHVYQRDSTFSQAMQLGRLESTGLSYRDTDTILEKLKAVTAEQIRDVTKKYFTDEGLTVAVLDPQPLEQKAPKKIPGGLRH; encoded by the coding sequence ATGATATCTGATTACCGTATCACTTTTTTTTACTTTTTCTCAATTTGTGGATTTTTGTTGGTGATCAATCCGCTGACTTCATCATCAGCATATGCCAATCCGTATGAATATGTGCTCGATAATGGCCTTAAATTGATTGTAAAACAAGACCATCGTTCACCGGTTGTGGTGACACAAATCTGGTACAAGGCAGGCAGCATTGATGAAGTCAATGGCGTAACCGGTGTCGCGCATGTTCTGGAACATATGATGTTCAAAGGCACAGAGAAAGTTCCCAATGGCGAGTTCTCAAAAAAAATTGCAGCTGCTGGCGGGCGTGAGAATGCTTTCACGAGTTACGATTACACGGCTTATTACCAGCAATTGCATAAAAATCATTTGCCGATGGCCATGGAATTGGAAGCGGATCGAATGCGCAATCTAATTTTAACCAGAGAAGAATTTGAAAAAGAAATCAAAGTTGTAATGGAAGAAAGAAGATTGCGTACGGATGATCAGGCGCGTTCGCTATTGTATGAAAAAATGATGGCTGTTGCTTTTCAGTCTCATCCTTACAAAAATCCGATTATTGGCTGGATGAATGATCTGGAAAATATGAGCGTGGAAGATACGCAGGAATGGTATGACCGCTGGTACGCACCTAATAATGCAACATTGGTTGTCGTCGGGGATGTTGATGCAGACGAGGTATTTCAGCTAGCAAAAAAATACTATGGTGCAATTCAATCACATTCTTTATTCGCGATAGATGCTCGTAAACCACAGGTCGAACCACCACAATTAGGCACTAAACGGATAACCGTCAAAGCACCGGCAGAGTTGCCTTATCTCATCATGGGATTTCATGCGCCTGCAATAAAAAATGTTAATGAAGACTGGGAACCCTATGCGTTGGAGATATTGGAAGGGGTGCTGGATGGCCATGCTTCAGCCAGACTGAGCAAGTCGTTGGTGCGCGAAAGTCAAGTCGCTAATTCTGCCAGTGCGGGGTATGGTGCGATTGCGCGCGGCCCAAGCATTTTTTTTCTGAGTGCAGTGCCTGGCGTTGGCAAAACAGTAGCTGACTTGGAGCAGGCACTGCGCTCCGAGATCGAAAAAATTATTCAAGAAGGTGTTACGGAAGTAGAACTAAATCGAGTGAAAGCTCAGGTAATTGCGAGTCATGTCTATCAGCGAGATTCCACTTTTTCTCAAGCTATGCAATTGGGTAGACTGGAAAGTACTGGATTATCTTATCGTGATACGGATACCATCCTGGAGAAGTTAAAAGCAGTTACTGCTGAACAGATACGCGATGTAACAAAGAAATATTTTACTGATGAAGGTTTGACAGTCGCGGTATTGGATCCGCAGCCATTGGAACAGAAAGCTCCGAAAAAAATTCCCGGCGGTTTAAGACACTAG
- a CDS encoding PIG-L deacetylase family protein: MKQFIAKLQQAKIARLGLCPLPTPLTPIHNGKILVFAPHPDDEILGCGGTLALLRQEGCSVKVIFVTDGAGAGSLDADAPLIRRKEAIDSLATLGINDMEFLDEPDGGFRNSSQFETKVDTLLHQFNPDWLFLPSVLDYHRDHVAIGHAVLNCWQRCETSSRAFIYEIWSPLPATRVMDISSVINLKKQAISCYALPLSHCNYLSAIIGLASYRGLFLPKKAEESYAEAFVEAEKKGPLSGLQYRMLKLRIYLENLLRN; the protein is encoded by the coding sequence ATGAAACAATTTATCGCCAAGCTACAGCAGGCTAAAATAGCCCGACTAGGACTTTGTCCATTGCCAACACCGCTTACTCCCATTCACAACGGAAAAATTCTCGTTTTCGCCCCGCACCCGGATGACGAAATCCTGGGCTGCGGCGGTACGCTGGCTTTACTGCGACAAGAAGGATGCTCCGTCAAAGTTATTTTCGTCACCGATGGTGCCGGTGCCGGCAGTCTTGATGCCGACGCCCCCCTCATTCGACGTAAGGAAGCGATCGACTCGTTAGCGACATTGGGGATCAATGACATGGAATTCCTCGACGAACCGGACGGTGGTTTTCGCAACTCCTCTCAGTTTGAAACCAAAGTTGATACACTACTGCACCAATTTAACCCGGATTGGTTATTCCTGCCTTCGGTATTGGATTATCATCGCGACCATGTCGCCATAGGCCACGCTGTTTTAAACTGCTGGCAGCGCTGTGAAACATCATCGCGTGCGTTTATTTATGAAATTTGGAGCCCGCTTCCTGCTACCCGGGTTATGGACATCAGCAGTGTGATTAATCTCAAGAAACAAGCTATATCCTGTTATGCGTTACCACTTTCTCACTGTAATTATCTTTCTGCAATCATCGGACTAGCCAGCTATCGCGGCCTTTTTCTCCCTAAAAAAGCAGAAGAGAGTTATGCAGAGGCCTTTGTAGAGGCTGAAAAAAAGGGCCCCCTTAGTGGCTTGCAGTATAGAATGTTAAAACTGAGAATCTACCTCGAAAATCTTTTAAGAAACTAA
- a CDS encoding 4a-hydroxytetrahydrobiopterin dehydratase has translation MNNTACDLSSKQCKPCEGGVPPLSAATVADYLKQLDGWQLQDKQIAKTYEFKNYYQTMAFVNAVAWISHREDHHPDMLVGYNQCVVTYTTHAIGGLSENDFICAAKIDTLFSI, from the coding sequence ATGAACAATACCGCATGTGATTTATCATCCAAACAATGCAAACCGTGCGAGGGCGGTGTGCCGCCATTGTCAGCTGCTACGGTTGCTGATTATCTGAAGCAGCTCGATGGCTGGCAATTGCAGGACAAGCAGATTGCCAAGACCTATGAGTTCAAGAATTATTATCAAACGATGGCGTTCGTCAATGCGGTGGCATGGATTTCGCACCGCGAAGATCATCATCCCGATATGTTAGTTGGCTACAACCAATGCGTGGTTACGTATACGACACATGCCATTGGTGGTTTATCCGAAAATGATTTCATCTGTGCGGCGAAAATTGACACGTTATTTTCAATTTGA
- a CDS encoding M48 family metallopeptidase has protein sequence MQIFTLIFLIALLLTTLTQVWLSVRHIRHVRIHQDRVPEEFAGQISLADHKKAADYTCAKTRAGYPGILIHAALLLVFTLGGGLNILSEFWANWLNDPLAHGMVLIISTFFIMSVAEIPLSYYRTFVIEEQFGFNKMTPAMFFTDLIKQSALGLLLGAPLLFFVLWLMEKMGESWWVYAWFAWIAFNLFVLAIFPTWIAPLFNKFTPLEDATLKTRIEQLMNKCGFKASGLFVMDGSRRSNHGNAYFTGFGKTKRIVFFDTLLARLNPAEIEAVLAHELGHFKHRHVIKRIVISFAMSLAFFWILGYLMEQSWFYAGLGVEVASVPSTAMALLLFFLVMPVFTFLLHPISSIYSRKHEFEADAYAARNASADDLIHALVKLYQDNAATLTPDPLHSAFYDSHPPASIRVAHLQSQEQA, from the coding sequence ATGCAGATATTTACATTGATTTTTTTGATTGCGTTATTACTTACCACGCTAACTCAGGTTTGGCTATCAGTCCGGCATATCCGTCATGTACGTATTCATCAGGACAGAGTGCCTGAAGAATTCGCCGGTCAGATCAGCTTGGCTGATCATAAAAAGGCGGCCGACTATACCTGCGCAAAAACTCGTGCAGGATATCCAGGCATACTCATTCATGCCGCTCTATTGCTTGTGTTTACGCTCGGCGGCGGATTAAATATCTTGAGCGAATTCTGGGCCAATTGGTTAAATGATCCTTTGGCGCATGGCATGGTACTGATCATCAGCACTTTTTTCATAATGAGTGTCGCTGAAATACCCTTAAGCTACTACCGTACTTTTGTAATCGAAGAGCAATTTGGTTTCAACAAGATGACACCGGCGATGTTTTTTACCGATTTGATCAAACAATCCGCGCTTGGCTTATTGCTGGGCGCGCCTTTATTGTTTTTCGTACTGTGGTTGATGGAAAAAATGGGGGAAAGCTGGTGGGTGTATGCCTGGTTTGCCTGGATTGCTTTCAACTTATTTGTGCTGGCAATTTTTCCTACGTGGATCGCACCGTTATTTAATAAATTTACTCCGTTGGAGGATGCTACGCTTAAAACGCGCATCGAGCAATTGATGAATAAATGTGGTTTTAAAGCCAGCGGACTGTTCGTGATGGATGGCTCACGCCGCAGCAATCATGGCAATGCTTATTTCACCGGATTTGGCAAAACCAAACGTATCGTATTTTTTGATACGCTGCTGGCGCGTTTGAATCCCGCCGAAATTGAAGCCGTCCTGGCGCACGAATTAGGACATTTCAAGCATCGTCATGTAATCAAACGCATTGTGATTTCATTTGCGATGAGTCTGGCATTTTTCTGGATTCTGGGCTATCTGATGGAACAGAGCTGGTTCTATGCAGGATTGGGTGTTGAAGTTGCTTCCGTACCGTCGACTGCGATGGCATTGCTGCTGTTTTTTCTGGTGATGCCTGTTTTTACCTTTTTGCTACATCCAATATCAAGTATTTATTCACGAAAACATGAATTTGAGGCTGATGCCTACGCAGCGCGGAATGCATCGGCGGATGATTTAATTCATGCGCTGGTCAAGCTGTATCAGGATAATGCAGCAACGCTCACGCCAGATCCGCTGCATTCGGCTTTTTATGATTCACATCCGCCGGCATCCATCCGGGTAGCACATTTACAAAGTCAGGAGCAAGCATGA